The genomic interval AAAATTtagtgttattttttaaaataatcatatattttagttattttggttaaaaattaaattataatcttTAAAATTGAACCGAATCAAAGTATCCAAGATTTGACACTTAGGTTCGACAATTCaattacaacaaaaatcatGCTTACCACACCACAACATTCTATGGTTGCTGGAGAATTCACCGGCTGGTCAATTGGCACAATATGATGCCCAACCCCCAACACCATAAGATCACAACCTTCCCCTTTTCTGTAAGCTCTTACTTCACTCACCCAGCAAGTTCATATCATATCTTATTGCTGTTAAAGAGAAACAAACACTTGTGAGCAATTCCAAAATCCATGACCAACACTTGGAAGGCCGATCCCATTCTGTTCATCGGGAAACAGTTTCTTCTCCAAAAACAATCTTCCATAATTGCATTGCAATTGCAAGCTTCCCCATTTCACTCCAAGTAGTTTAGGATTTATCCTCGTCGAtggttgagacttgagagaaacAGCAATCTGTAAGCGATTCCAAGCAACAGTACCTTTTATTTATCACTAACACAGAACTATAGTCCACGACTGCTAATGCACAAGACCAGGCCAAGTCTTCCTGTTGCTAGTAAATTCattatacaacaacaacaacaacaacaacaacagacACAAACAGTAAACCGAGGGAGGTTTCACAGCACTGCATGGAAATGGATAGACACATTCTTCTCACCGAGTTCATCAGCAAATACTCCTCTCTCCAAAACCCAATCTTCTATCATTGCCTGAGAATTCACTGCCTGGTCAGTTGGCACAAGATGCCCGGCCCCTAGCACCACGGCATGGCTCAAGCTCCTCCATTTCTGCACGTACCCGGCAAGCTTCCCGTTCACCCTCCAAACTTTCCTCTCAGCCTCCATGAACTTCCCGATCCCGgcccacttcatcttcttcacccATGCCTCAGTTGACACCACGCCGTCTCTCAAATCACACTGTCCCTGGTAGAGCAAGACCTTGCTGTTCATCACCAAAAACTCCACCATGTACTTCACACTCTTCATCACATCTTCATTCAATGCTGCCCCAACAACACCACTGCATTCTTCGTAAACAATCGATTCATTCACACCAAACAATCGTTTCACTTCCGGTTGTTGCAAGAACTCAGTCACCAAACTTGTTTCATAAGGAGTTTGCCTTCTGAAGTCATACAAAGTGGCCAGCCCGGTCATGCTTTGCAACATTTCCAAGACATTGGTTCTTGCATCTGTTGCATTGCTCCAATTACCTTTCTTAGTTAATTCAACAGCCTCATTTTGAAGGCTCTCCAACAAGGTCTTCTGTTTCTCATTCACCAAACCGGAAAAGTAAGCATTTGCAGCATGAGTAGCCACTTGTGACACTGGATCAGTCAATCCGTTCCCTATAGCAACTCCCGCCAAATTAACCCGTTTTGACGCCGGCAACCAGGCATTCTTCTTCAGAATATAGTACCCAATTGCCGGAACATACTTCCCTCCATAGCTCTCACCAGTAACGTACATCGGACGCGATTTGAACGTCGGGTCTAATGCAACAAACGATGAAATCGCGGCAAAAAGATGCCTGCCAACGGCGTGTTGATCTCTCGGGATTTCTTCTGGAGTTGAGGCAATACTAAATCCAACACCGATTGGGTTATCAAGGAAAAGGAGGCCGAACAAACGGTTCCAAGACCCCGAATTGGGTTTGAGCACGACCTGTTCGACGTTTTGCCTGTGAGAAACACGCCACGGACCTAGCTCGTATAAGTTGCCCAACATGGAGGAACAACCCGGGCCGCCTTGGAGCCAAATGAGAATTGGGGTTTGGGAGAGGGGCGAAGCGGGCGATTGGGCTTCATAGAAAGCGTAGAAAATGGCAGAGGCGGTGGTGGAACTGACCGGAAGGTAGCCGGATTTTGCGGGGAGTGCTTCTTTAGGGAATGGGGTTGAAGTGGCGGCCGCGGCGGAGATGGGCGGGAAATGGCGGAGGACGGCGAGGAAGAGTAGGAGCTTCAGGAAGCTCCGGACTTGCGTTGACTCCATTGTCAAGCAATCAGGAGTTAGCCCGAGCTCATTCAAGTGATTCCAAGAATCGTTTGCTTTCGGACTCTCATTGTTTGGTGGGGGAAGAAGAACAAAGGCATAAGCAAGGCAATCCCGGCCCAAGCCCAGAATGGATTTGCCTATAAGATTGGGTCCCTTTTTATCCTGATCCacaatattttcttattttaggcCCAAATGTATATGTAGCTCAATGCTCAATCTGAAAATATATTTGGCCTAattaaattcaatcaatttcTTTAATTGAATGTTTGGGTTTGGTTAAAAGAAGCGATGCATTCAAGGCTTCTATTTGgtagttcaaaatatgaaacAAAATGCTACAAAAATGGAATGAAATTGGTACTTAGAAAGACTACTCTCATCAATGCTctcagagaagaagaaaaactaaGACTAAATTAGGAAGAGTCCTACAGAATTCAGAAGATGTTAGGACTCAACACATGCATATTACAGACGCTACAAAGCGAAGTAATAGGCAAAACTTGGAACACTATACACCTAAAGAGATATTTCTCGGTTTTACTGGTCATGAACTCTAGTGGAAGGGATGAAGCACGAGACACAAGATCGAGCCTGTCACTAAAGGCACTGCCCCGACCCGATCAAGGGCCGGaatcctttttaatttttcattataataatatttctcaataaataaaataatatactcCATGTATTCTCGTGGAGTAGGCGAAATTATAAattgaaccacgtaaaatctccatACGCCCAACTATTTGTATGTGTCATAGAATATGACGCAAGTACGATGGCTCAAACATAGCCTGCTCCCAAAAGTTAAGTCGCCTAGTGACAATTTGGTGTCTATGACCATGAGTTGGCCCGAGATCACCAGAAGATCCAATGCCTATGCCCGTAGgttcacccagatccctcgtttgagttcagTGCTATGCCTTTTACCTAGACCTAACTCCCTAGTTGATCTAACACCTTGGTCTCCCAGTAAACTCGAATGTCTGGTAGGAATTCTATTCTAGACCACTAGCAAAATCAGATCCCTTGAGGTAGACTAGCCCTAGGAAGGCGTGAAGAGAGATGAAGCGACCATATGACAAATCTGACTTGATTCAGCTTATCGGAGTTAAGTCGCCTAGCGACAATCTGGTGCTGATGACCACGAGTTGACCCGGGATCACTAGAAGATCCGATGCTTATGCTCGCAggctcacccagatccctcatttgagtttggtgctatgccttttAGCTAAACCCAACTCCCTGGTTGATCTGGTGCTTAGGCATCTGGCAAACTCGAATGTCTGGTAAGAATCTCGTGTCGAACCACGAGCCAAAACTAGATTCCCTGAGGTGGACTAACATGGAAGATGGAATAAACAAAGCGCCATGATCCGTCCCGGGATCCTCGAATGCTCCAAGACCTATGCATGCAGGCTCACCTGGATCTCTTAGTTGAGTCCAGTGCTATGCCCCCAAGTTAGACCTGGCTCATCGGTTGATCCGACACCTAGGCCTCTTGGCAAACTCAGACGCCCAACAGGAATCCCACAACAGACCCTTTCCCTGAGGGCTTGGTCGCCTAGAGACAATTTGGTGCCTATAACCCCAGACTGACGCAAGATCTTCAGGTATTCTAACACCTATGCTCGTAGGCTTATTTGAATCCCTTGATTGAGTCCAATGTTATGCTTCCAAGTTAGACTTGACTCTTTGACAAATCCGAATCAAATCATACAAATCATATATAAGAAATAGAGGCTACAAACAAAAGGTCAAAAAGTAAAGAGCCAACCAATGTCCTCTTACACAATCTAGACCCaatattttggattatttgggCTAGCTTCTAACGACATTGGGCCCAAAGAGTTATTTACCGTTAAGCCTCCATTTTCCAGGAGAGTTATTTACTAGAATGAAACGGAATGAAAattaatagaagaaaaataatgaaaatttgatataaaatgttTCTTCTTATTTGACTGAGTAATGAAAATAGATAGAATAGCAAAAATTCGAGACGAAAAATATAGCtccgttctctttattattttcaggtcgtttttaattttttaaaacagtgaAATCGTATTACTTTCACAATTtcgaaaataatgaaaatttttgaaaaaaaaaatcaaaataacaaaaagtcgttttaactattttcatcacaaagacactcaaaatttttaaaacgctGCAGATATAAAAAATGCGATTTCAATAATCTTAAAacagatatttaaaataaaaaatttaaaataaatttaaaattcaaaactcaaaattaaaatacgaaGAGAACAACTTCTAcgaatttggagaaaaatgaacAAAAGGAAGGTGTTtttgtccaatttttttttcttttcaatttattCCATTACTTTTATGTTTCTCAAATGCATTTtcaatctatttttattttacctaTTCTCATCTCATCCTCATTCCAAACACACTACTAAAGTTCTCTAAACcccataaaaagaaaaaagttaagTCGGATTTGGTCCATCCCACATCGGTTCAATGCACGGATTCTCATTCaattagtaattatatatataataataataataataaaatatataagacCATGTGCCTAGCCAGACCCCAATGCCATAATAATGGTGCTTAATTTAATACTGGCAACTGGCCTGCCGTTAGTTACACCTCTAGGCTCTAGCTTCAACCATCCCCCTATTatacttcctttctttttctttaaataaattatcgcACTTTCATTAAGACCTTATTGGAAGTTAAATGTTCCCTCCCATGTCTATATGTTCAACCTACATAATGCACTCCAATAGTAGTTAATGATTAAGTGGACACAAGTGTTACAAAGTAATAAATACAACTCAATTGTGGTCACATGGACGTGAAATTTacctaattttaaaattacacttatatatatatataggtgaatGTTTAACCATACCATCAACATTGGGTTgtgactattttttattttatttatatatgcgTAATTGATATTAGAAGGGTCTTAGACATCAATCAATACTATTGTTTATATGGATTATGagatattattgtttatttcatAAAAGGTACTATTATATAAATGTTTGAGATTCTATTTCTCAAAAAGGTACCGTTACTATGACTCTGATGGTACCCCATTactatttttttggggggtgaTTTGTTGTATTGGGATTTGGCCTAATTTActctttttcttattgtttaggaaaatttttatttgcaactactttttttttattcttaatagccatattttacaattatataattattttttaaaaataccctATACACAGTCATCCCACTTGCATCGCCCATCATCATTAGCCATCATCAATTACCGCCCATTATCGCTGGCGGTCATGATACACATAACCGCCATTATCGCACCCTAACTTAGGGGGCTTTGAAAATACCATGAACCCCAAGATTCGGGGTGCGATGATGGCAGTTGCGTTCTTCACGGCCATCGGTGAGAGCGACACCAacgagaaagaaaaagagaaaaagaaagtgagTGCAATGATGGATAGAAGGTAAGAACTAGTGACAGTCGCATTCATTGTGATTGTCTATGGGAGCTTGGGCCGTCAACAATGATGGGCAGCTAGCTACCAGCGATGATAGGTGGTTGCAAGTAAAGTGCAATAATGGGTGACTgcaaataaaagtaaaaatgattttttttttcttagatgTTTTTAATGTTtgtatagagaaaaaaaaaaaaaaaaaagtagttgTATGTAAAATTTTCCATTGATAAGTTATTatgattttacttttaaaaaatttgtgaTTGACACATCCGAAAATCTAtcctttataaaataaatattatacaatAGTTagagtataatatatattaatttaacgTGAGTCCGTAAtcatcaaaaatttaaatagtcaAGTAATCTTATGATTACACGGGAATTACCGacaagagacagagagagagagagagagtaattgATAGAGGGACAGGTGGGTTGACATGTGGGGATAATCAAAACTTGTTTTAATTAGCTTTTGAATACGTATTAGAATATAGGAAGTTAAAAAGAGAGTGGAATTAGAAAACTTTaaaaggagagggagaagagaatcATGAAATTGTCGGCAAACAATAAATAAAGAGTGGATTGGGCTTGCAGTAAACCCAGATGTCCCCCACCAACTTTTGTACTGCCGGTGCTGGGTGCTGGGCGCTGGCGGCTAAGACTTAAGAGTGCGTTTGTTATAGGGgaaatttgtaaatatttaattaattattttaaataaatattagaatttatttttaattaattttcctataaaaatattttcaagagtTAGGAATCTTGAACTTTTATGAACTTAGAaactttttaataaataaaaaatctaaaatatctcttaccctcttataattttataattcattcACACTTATCTTTGTCATAATTTTCTtcttacaaatataatatatatatatatacataatacgtaaaaaaatgatatttttgacTTCTTAAGAGGTTTTTggttctaatattttatatattagaagaaatcaaataagggtaattttaaaaaaataatgaattctcaaaaatgttgtatttaaaccaaacataaaaaatataagattttcataaaaagaatactcaacattcctaaaaatatttaaatataattaaatataaaattacataaattatgggaataaaaaattctcaagaatattcttaaaaatcataaatctcaataatgtaaaaaaaaaaaaaaaattttaccAAACGCTCCCTAAGTCTTTCCCCTATAGATTATTTATTTTGCCAAGTATTAGTAAAAGATTTGTTGATTAAATGGGACCATCCAGTCCAGTCTCCAGTGTTAGATTCATCACAGTTCAAGAAAATTAACGTTGTCTTAGAACAAATAAATGTCGCATCATCATGTTACAGAGCTGCCTAtctttatgaattttaaacaacCACAcagatttattttgttaaaataactatagagatagagatttccttaacaaaaaaaaaaaaaaaagaattataattttgaaacagagcaaaaaattgttttgaaactttagtttttaaaatattcactacaaaaaaaaaattgcaattaGCAACGAATTTTTAGAAGAAAtctatctttaattttaatcaaaaaatatggAACTGGTCTCTaaaggtaaatatatatatatatatattattttaatattatttattactttcgagacatatttttttttatctttattcaaaaatacaaaatctaaatctaattttttctctaaatgaaaaaatagaaatagagacaaaaaacattttgcctctattttttattattattttaattttaattttatttcttactttagagataaaattttttatttcaatttaaaatatattttttaattgaagtgTTAAAAAGAAGCATGCTTCAATAAATTTTTGTCTCTAAGCAATAAAAAGGACTCACAAACGGAAATAGAGATGGGAAATTTTTCTCTACATCTAATTTATGTGTTAATTCTgaatttcttcatttctttctatttgtCAATTCATCTTCCCTATTCCTAACCCTAAATCGACATCATTGACACCTCCACCATCTGTCTCCTTatctttctccattttcctctCTGTCATAGCTCTATTATTAGTCTTCGCCATTTGTCTCCCTATCcctctccctttctttttccatcATATATAGCTCCGCCATTCTCGCTACCTTGACCACTTTCGTCTTTGGTGTTgcctctaccatttgtctctctaTCTGTTTCCTTCTTCGCCATAGCTCCACCATTCTTGATGTCGACGCCATAACAACAATTGTAGCCTCCACAGGTGCCATCCTGTCACCTTTACCATAGCAGCAAATGCATTCACCACAACTATTATCAACGTTGCCACCAACTAGAAAAGTTTAGTTAGCTAAGGACCCGTGCCATTAATCAAGGTTAATCTCATTAATTATAGGCAGAAGTGGCTCAAGGAATTTGGGGGTCTTAGGCGAAAAAAATTGTTGAGGCCTTCTcaatagtattaattttttttttgtaaaaaaaagtAATACACCTTTTTACTagaaaatttcatcattttattaaattaaataaaaaaaaagttgaaatttaattaattataaaatacgaTAATCTCTTAATaatagtgaatttttaactaaaatataatgtcttagagataaaaaaaatccaaacaacctactacaataaacaaagaaaaattaaaactaatttttcttgaaactctaagaaTCTCGATGCAAGTCGAGCAAAAAACTATATATTCCTCATTCTCCTATagaaggaaacaaaacaaaacattaaactgatagtattaaaaagataaagtttaccaataatgaacaaatttttatttcacaAACATGTGTTGAACTATGTTCaactttatataaaattattttttcttgtcttttgagatgcaaaattgtTGATTAAATATTCATAGTCaagtttatttaataaatcatgTTCAATGGATAATATAGCTAATCAATTCAATCTTTCTTCCGATATAGTTGACCtcaaatatgattttatcaacttcaattttaaaaaagttcTTTCTGCAGAAGCTATTAAAAGTGGAATtgtgaataatattctataagcaATATATGCATTCGAAAAATAATCAACTCTTTTGATGTAATGAAAAAATTTCTATtggactattttttttctcttgaaaagtttctctttaacactcttaattctaaaaataaatccaaatcaTCTATATCAGAAAGttcatcaaattttaaaacattttcaagattcaaacattactttttaaaatatcttcatccattgattttaattgCTTGAAATTgcatagaaatctatttttttttcatttattccaAATTGCTCAAATCTATTTTGAAGTGAAGAAATGACTTCATCAATCATGTATATAAAACAATCAACTCTAAAGGATTCTCTAGTagattgtgttttatcatcatcgatgttttcatcaaattatttttttcttacgaATCACACGTTTTTCACGAAATATGGGTTctacttccatttcttttgcaagttttttaacaaaaatcataGCAGATTGAAATCCGTTTTCTCTATAAGtttcaaaaaatgaaagaagacattttaaTTGATCTATAGCAATATCAATATGGATATCTTCACTTCGAAAACGCTTATTAACTGAATTAACTACATACaaaattgttggtcccttagggtatggtcactcaagaggaggggtgaattgagttattaaaatttttctcaattttaagaaatattattgattaatgattttattacaaaatatatatttgataaatataataaattatatttgagattaataataaatgtaagccacaagatataacaaaaataaatacaatgaggtacaagacaatttatagtagttcagtatcttcacatacacctagtctactctctcaaggtctaaccaccattggagttccactaaatcaaaatcaccaacgTTTCCACATTAGCTCACTttaaaaactagatacacacctagattacaatgggttctaaaCAACCACTATATCAAGGTTCCCTAGCttacattgaaaactagattcatctagattttaacggatctagaaacatatacaatccacaatagtaatttaaatgttacaaataatttgtccatacttgaacacaaataagcaattaagaacaaattatacaaggtaataatatttaaataaataaataaacggtgacatcagtttgaatggagaagatcggattaggctttgcgatctctttttctcctcttgccttatggctcttcggtggatgaacaatgaatctttgagagccttggaatgcttgaaaattactTGAAAGTTTTTGGGAGCTTTGGATGTGCAACATGTgcaatgaattttcaaaaaatgagtttgggggtatttataagcattttagccactaaagaaacgattaatataaatttgaaattcaaaaaatgtttaaggtttatcaaacaataagaaaacatgtatcacatttaattcaaaataaatttactttttgtataagaaatcaagatttgaaaatttaaatataaacttttgagacgtaaataattaaaacaagaaaacatgtctaaaagcaatctcatttaattcaaaataaatttacttttttcatgagtaaaagaaaacatgtataaaatcaattctttttaattcaaaataaatttactttttgtatgagaaagagaaaacatatctaaaagtaattctcctttaattcaaaataaatatacttttttcataagtaataaaagtatttatcaataaatgaaaattcaaatataaacttttgagacataaatgatcaaaagaaggaaacatgtttaaagataatccacctttaattcaaaataaatttattctttatacccatttttaattcaaaataaatttatttttttatatgagaaataaatacatttatattctagaaatatttttgttaatcatcaaaacttaattaatatgaacaagtttactcaacaaaaatattataccAAATAGTCATGcccaacaaaaattcaaaattctctaatTCATACATTGCAAGACATTTAGTTTCACTCTTTATTTTAGGATCATCACCACTTTCTGCTAATTCAAACAAAGCATCTCGTATTTTTGGAGCTTGAAATCTAATTGTCTTGACACTTTCAATACGACTTTCCCAGCGAATTTGTGACAAAGATttgacaattaaattaaatatgttatcCTTTATTATTCTCCATCTTTTGGATAAAGATGAGAATAATGAATATATGCATTGTAGAACTCTGAAAAATGATACAACTCTAACACAAGAGACGACAACatcaaaaattactaaattaagaTTATTACAGCCACATAATGTATATAATGCTCTAGAATTTATCTCCAATAGTCTTTTCTGCATATCTTGTTGCTTTTCCTTCATGTTAGACTCGTTATCGTATCATTGCCCTCTTATATCATtgatattgagattcaaatttttattttttcttataagtTCACTAAATAGGCATTTTTCAGAAGTGTCATCCACTTTTAAAAATCCTATAAAGAATTCTTCAATTATTATTGGACTAGTTGAAATATCCACACGTTTTAATATGAGAAACATTTGTTTTTGGTGACTTAAATCTGGAGTACAATCAagcataatagaaaaatattttgcctctttaatttttttcaaaatcataCTCTTGACTTCATGTGCTAACATCTGtttcaattcattttgaatatattatgtcccaaataatgattataaatttCACCATTTTGAATACGCCATACATATTCTTATAATATTGGATCAAATTTAGCTATCATCTTAATAAGACTTAAAAAATTTCTATTATTCACATGATAGATCTTTTCATTAATTCCACGAaatgccaaattatttttatctagaGCTTTTACAacaacaatgattttttttaaaacatttatacAATGCTCTTTTTATTTACTAATTCTTACTTGCATATCTCTatcaatttctttaattttagaaaatatcaaTTCTAAATCAAACCAAGCATTCATGTTAAGTAAGTGTTCATTGCATGTTTCATGACTTTTCAACATAGTactaagatttttttaatttttagttccTTCATTGTCAAATTGGCTCCCACTAGGTTTTGTACTAAACAGTTTgcaataaaagtaataaattttgtcaaaatcttttgaatatacCAACTACCTTCTATCACAGGTTTCTTGATTTGATAGCCTCCTCTTATAATAAAAAGTGGAGAAATGTctaaaagtttcattttttgaaaaatctataTTACTTTCTCTAATTGGATATTTTTCAACTAACAAGTCTCTTaatttaatatcaatattttttcatcttctgaaatcataaatattaatagaaaCATTACTCGGCTTATTGTTAATACCCTTATTTTCCACgttaatttccttttcttttgtattttctcAACATCCTCCACCAATCATATTATTATCACAGTTTtcattgttataattttttatggtttGATCTACCATCATCTCATTATCTTCTATTTCATTTAAAGCTGTGTATTTAGTTGTTTCATTactgttgacacacatttttgtaacaccccgcatcgagcgataggaaggtcagggacaacttatcctgatgggcctacgcgaacttccaggtgggtcacccatccttagacttccccaggtcaagcatgTTTAACTTAGtagttctttgcctgcattc from Diospyros lotus cultivar Yz01 chromosome 8, ASM1463336v1, whole genome shotgun sequence carries:
- the LOC127808936 gene encoding serine carboxypeptidase-like 50, whose translation is MESTQVRSFLKLLLFLAVLRHFPPISAAAATSTPFPKEALPAKSGYLPVSSTTASAIFYAFYEAQSPASPLSQTPILIWLQGGPGCSSMLGNLYELGPWRVSHRQNVEQVVLKPNSGSWNRLFGLLFLDNPIGVGFSIASTPEEIPRDQHAVGRHLFAAISSFVALDPTFKSRPMYVTGESYGGKYVPAIGYYILKKNAWLPASKRVNLAGVAIGNGLTDPVSQVATHAANAYFSGLVNEKQKTLLESLQNEAVELTKKGNWSNATDARTNVLEMLQSMTGLATLYDFRRQTPYETSLVTEFLQQPEVKRLFGVNESIVYEECSGVVGAALNEDVMKSVKYMVEFLVMNSKVLLYQGQCDLRDGVVSTEAWVKKMKWAGIGKFMEAERKVWRVNGKLAGYVQKWRSLSHAVVLGAGHLVPTDQAVNSQAMIEDWVLERGVFADELGEKNVSIHFHAVL